One bacterium DNA segment encodes these proteins:
- a CDS encoding glyoxalase produces the protein TMVSRDARRTLAFYRDLLGVGLVKRTVNFDDPTAYHLYFGDATGSPGTILTFFEWPHVGRGRWGVGGVHHLALGVETPEAQLKWKRRLEDAGVTVTGPYDRGYFRSLYFQDPDGQILEIATRGPGYAIDEPADALGREVIMPPKERLRGHRDEEAIRALTHPEPVPVIEPDMALQGIHHISGITDDIQRAHEFYEAALGLRIVKKTVNQDDGVTPHWFWARYDGEEVAPHSVLTLFGWPRSNYWARGGAGQTHHIAFRAANEEEQLAWREHLLSMGVQVSPVMDRKYFKSIYFRAPDGLLLEIATDGPGFTVDEPADALGRELMLPAWLEPRRAELEAVLTPLG, from the coding sequence ACCATGGTCTCGCGGGACGCGCGGCGGACGCTGGCGTTCTACCGGGACCTGCTGGGCGTGGGGCTGGTGAAGCGGACGGTCAACTTCGACGACCCCACCGCGTACCACCTCTACTTCGGCGATGCGACGGGCTCGCCGGGCACGATCCTGACGTTCTTCGAGTGGCCGCACGTGGGCCGCGGGCGCTGGGGTGTGGGCGGGGTCCATCACCTCGCCCTGGGCGTGGAGACGCCGGAAGCGCAGCTCAAGTGGAAGCGTCGGCTGGAGGACGCGGGGGTGACGGTGACGGGGCCGTACGACCGCGGCTACTTCCGCAGCCTCTATTTCCAGGACCCGGATGGGCAGATCCTGGAGATCGCCACGCGGGGTCCCGGTTACGCCATTGACGAGCCGGCCGATGCACTGGGCCGCGAGGTGATCATGCCGCCGAAGGAGCGGCTACGCGGCCACCGGGACGAGGAGGCGATCCGCGCGCTCACGCACCCCGAGCCGGTGCCGGTGATCGAGCCGGACATGGCGCTCCAGGGCATCCACCACATCAGCGGCATCACGGATGACATCCAGCGCGCCCACGAGTTCTACGAAGCGGCGCTGGGTCTACGCATCGTGAAGAAGACGGTGAACCAGGACGACGGTGTGACGCCGCACTGGTTCTGGGCGCGATACGACGGCGAGGAGGTGGCGCCGCACAGCGTGCTGACGTTGTTCGGCTGGCCGCGTTCGAACTACTGGGCCCGTGGCGGCGCGGGGCAGACGCACCACATTGCGTTCCGGGCGGCGAACGAAGAGGAGCAGCTCGCGTGGCGGGAGCATCTGCTGTCCATGGGCGTCCAGGTCTCGCCGGTGATGGACCGGAAGTACTTCAAGAGCATCTACTTCCGTGCGCCGGACGGGCTGCTGCTGGAGATCGCGACCGATGGCCCGGGCTTCACGGTGGACGAGCCGGCGGACGCGCTGGGCCGTGAGTTGATGCTGCCGGCGTGGCTCGAGCCGCGGCGGGCGGAGCTCGAGGCCGTGCTCACGCCGCTGGGTTGA
- a CDS encoding superoxide dismutase, with translation MAYPFKLPELPYPYDALEPHIDARTMEIHHTKHHAAYTNNLNAALEKYPDLHGREAEDLLRNIDSVPEEIRTAVRNNGGGYVNHNLFWQIMAPGGKSTMSSALQQDIEKTFGSVDAFKDEFSKAAAGRFGSGWAWLVLDGGKLKVLSTANQDSPLMDGQTPILGLDVWEHAYYLKYQNRRPEYIQAWWNVVNWEEVSRLYEQARG, from the coding sequence ATGGCGTATCCGTTCAAGCTGCCGGAGCTCCCGTACCCCTACGACGCGCTCGAGCCGCACATCGACGCGCGCACCATGGAGATCCACCACACCAAGCACCACGCGGCGTACACGAACAACCTGAACGCCGCGCTCGAGAAGTACCCGGATCTCCATGGCCGCGAGGCCGAGGACCTGCTGCGCAACATCGACTCGGTGCCCGAGGAGATCCGTACCGCCGTACGCAACAACGGCGGCGGCTACGTGAATCACAACCTGTTCTGGCAGATCATGGCGCCGGGCGGGAAGAGCACGATGTCCAGTGCGCTCCAGCAGGACATCGAGAAGACCTTCGGCTCGGTGGACGCGTTCAAGGACGAGTTCTCCAAGGCCGCGGCGGGCCGCTTCGGCTCCGGCTGGGCCTGGCTCGTGCTGGACGGCGGCAAGCTCAAGGTCCTCTCGACCGCCAACCAGGACAGCCCGCTGATGGATGGCCAGACGCCGATCCTCGGCCTCGATGTCTGGGAGCACGCCTACTACCTCAAGTACCAGAACCGCCGGCCGGAGTACATCCAGGCGTGGTGGAACGTGGTGAACTGGGAAGAGGTGAGCCGGCTGTACGAGCAGGCACGCGGCTGA
- a CDS encoding potassium/proton antiporter, giving the protein MFAVDHLILVSAVLVLIGIASSKLSSRMGLPVLVLFLGVGLLAGSEGIGGIEFENYVIAHGVGTIALAIILFDGGLRTSASSLRQAWAPAVVLATVGVLLTSLITGLAATWILDVSLLEGMLLGSIIGSTDAAAVFAILRSKGVSVVRHIRYTLEVESASNDPMAIFLTVGFLEVLMGRMELGPDILWFLVRQMAIGAIAGLVVGRAAVYLLNRINLEAAGLYPLLAAAAGFLCYGVAVALGGSGFLGIYIAGIIIGNSRVVFQRGILLFHDGAAWLAQIVMFVLLGLLAFPSRLAEVAGPGLLISAALIFVARPVTVFALLLPFRFNVRELAFVSWVGLKGAVPIVLATYPLIFGLPSGRLLFDAVFFVVLVSAISQGWTLPLFARALGLEEPPQPEPPVALEISSLRDVEADIVEYFIQPESRCAGRAIRELALPDGVVVAMISRGSRLIPPRGSTRVLPGDIVFVVVREGTRPLVDRVFGPREASSAVPQAVEFPLRGDTTIAELAEFYGIELEGDRAKTLDELIRERMGAEGVKVDTRVFVDGICLHVREVIDGRVEQVGLQITDTAEIEGTPAEEAAREERA; this is encoded by the coding sequence ATGTTCGCTGTCGATCATCTGATCCTCGTGAGCGCGGTGCTGGTCCTGATCGGCATCGCGTCCAGCAAGCTCTCCAGCCGGATGGGCTTGCCCGTCCTCGTCCTGTTCCTCGGCGTCGGCCTCCTCGCCGGCTCGGAGGGCATCGGCGGCATCGAGTTCGAGAACTACGTCATCGCCCACGGCGTCGGCACGATCGCCCTGGCCATCATCCTGTTCGACGGCGGTCTCCGCACGTCCGCATCGAGTCTGAGGCAGGCGTGGGCGCCGGCCGTCGTCCTTGCGACCGTCGGCGTGCTCCTCACGTCACTCATCACAGGTCTCGCAGCGACCTGGATCCTGGACGTCTCGCTCCTGGAAGGGATGCTCCTGGGCTCGATCATCGGGTCCACGGATGCGGCGGCGGTGTTCGCGATCCTGCGGTCCAAGGGCGTGAGCGTGGTCCGCCACATCCGCTACACGCTCGAGGTCGAGAGCGCGTCCAACGACCCGATGGCGATCTTCCTGACCGTCGGGTTCCTCGAGGTCCTGATGGGCCGCATGGAACTCGGCCCGGACATCCTGTGGTTCCTGGTCCGCCAGATGGCGATCGGCGCGATCGCCGGGCTGGTGGTCGGCCGCGCGGCCGTCTACCTGCTGAACCGGATCAACCTCGAGGCCGCGGGCCTCTACCCGCTGCTCGCCGCCGCGGCCGGCTTCCTCTGCTACGGCGTCGCCGTGGCGCTCGGAGGGAGCGGCTTCCTGGGCATCTACATCGCGGGGATCATCATCGGGAACTCGCGGGTCGTCTTCCAGCGCGGCATCCTGCTGTTCCACGACGGGGCCGCCTGGCTCGCCCAGATCGTGATGTTCGTCTTGCTCGGGCTGCTTGCCTTCCCGAGCCGGCTGGCCGAGGTGGCGGGGCCGGGGCTGCTGATCTCGGCGGCGCTGATCTTCGTGGCCCGGCCGGTCACGGTCTTCGCGCTGCTGCTCCCGTTCCGGTTCAACGTCCGCGAACTGGCCTTCGTCTCGTGGGTCGGGCTCAAGGGCGCTGTGCCCATCGTTCTCGCCACGTACCCGCTGATCTTCGGCCTTCCGAGCGGGAGGCTGCTGTTCGACGCCGTTTTCTTCGTCGTTCTGGTCTCCGCGATCAGCCAGGGCTGGACGCTGCCCCTGTTCGCCCGCGCCCTGGGGCTGGAGGAGCCGCCGCAGCCGGAGCCGCCCGTCGCCCTCGAGATCAGCTCGCTCCGCGATGTCGAGGCCGACATCGTCGAGTACTTCATCCAGCCCGAGTCGCGCTGCGCGGGCCGGGCCATCCGCGAGCTCGCGCTGCCCGACGGCGTGGTCGTCGCGATGATCTCGCGCGGCTCACGCCTCATCCCGCCGCGAGGCAGCACGCGCGTGCTCCCGGGCGACATCGTGTTCGTCGTGGTCCGGGAAGGCACCCGGCCGCTCGTGGATCGCGTGTTCGGCCCACGGGAGGCGTCGAGTGCGGTGCCCCAGGCCGTCGAGTTCCCCCTCCGCGGGGACACCACGATCGCCGAGCTGGCCGAGTTCTACGGCATCGAGCTGGAAGGCGATCGGGCGAAGACCCTCGACGAGCTGATCCGCGAGCGCATGGGCGCGGAAGGGGTGAAGGTGGACACGCGGGTGTTCGTGGACGGCATCTGCCTCCACGTCCGCGAGGTCATCGACGGCCGCGTCGAGCAGGTGGGCCTCCAGATCACCGACACCGCCGAGATCGAGGGGACGCCGGCGGAGGAGGCGGCGCGAGAGGAGCGGGCCTGA
- a CDS encoding transcriptional regulator, XRE family protein, which translates to MGTARPAALPAPEPGAVLAKAVLAAAARLGVRQRALAAVLGASEASVSRLQRGRRIDPSSKEGELALLFLRLYRSLDALVGGNDSQARAWLHAYNDHLGGVPAERIRTVEGLVDVVQYLDALRGRL; encoded by the coding sequence ATGGGTACCGCGAGACCCGCCGCACTCCCCGCGCCGGAGCCCGGCGCCGTCCTCGCCAAGGCCGTCCTCGCGGCCGCGGCACGGCTCGGCGTGCGTCAGCGCGCCCTGGCCGCCGTGCTGGGCGCCAGCGAGGCGTCCGTGTCGAGACTCCAGCGCGGCCGGCGCATTGACCCGTCGAGCAAGGAGGGCGAGCTCGCTCTGCTGTTCCTGCGGCTCTACCGGTCGCTGGACGCCCTGGTCGGCGGCAACGATTCCCAGGCGCGGGCGTGGTTGCACGCCTACAACGACCACCTGGGCGGCGTGCCCGCGGAGCGGATCCGGACCGTGGAGGGGCTGGTCGATGTCGTCCAGTATCTGGACGCGCTGCGCGGGCGCCTCTGA
- a CDS encoding amidase, with protein sequence MSSANPPALDRRAFLAYFSSIGLGGTLLPGVLWAQAQEGQRVTKEMIAQAERIAGLTFTDQQREEMVRGLNRFAADYERLREYPLPNSVAPALYFDPQPPGVPLPSGPSALRKSAVEPVERPADLEELAFWPVTRLAELIRTRQVTATELTHLYLERLERYDPKLHCVVTLTEERALRQAEQADAEIKAGRYRGPLHGIPWGVKDLLATKGYPTTWGAAPYKDQVIDEDATVVRRLDEAGAILVAKLTVGALAMGDQWFGGQTRNPWNLEQGSSGSSAGSAAATVAGLVGFSIGTETHGSIVSPSTRCGATGLRPTYGRVSRHGAMALSWSMDKIGPICRSVEDCALVFHAIHGPDGHDPTVRDVPFVWDASRPLGEIRVGYLKSAFEAEGESPTRAFDRAALDVLRNDLGLELVPFELPDGLPLASLRIILSAESAAAFDELTRSGRVDEIERSSWPNSFRQARFIPAVEYIQANRVRSDLIRRMHEAMRGIDVFVTPSFAQDVLLLTNLTGHPTVVVPSGFTEAGTPVSISFVGKLWGEAEALRVAMAYQEATGFHLRRPPGF encoded by the coding sequence ATGTCTTCAGCCAACCCGCCTGCGCTCGACCGCCGTGCCTTCCTCGCCTACTTCTCGTCCATCGGACTCGGCGGCACGCTCTTGCCCGGCGTGCTGTGGGCGCAGGCTCAGGAGGGGCAGCGCGTCACGAAGGAGATGATCGCGCAGGCGGAGCGGATCGCCGGGCTGACGTTCACGGACCAGCAGCGCGAGGAGATGGTGCGCGGGCTGAACCGGTTCGCGGCCGACTACGAGCGGCTGCGGGAGTACCCGCTGCCCAACTCCGTCGCGCCCGCGCTGTACTTCGACCCACAGCCGCCGGGCGTGCCGTTGCCCTCCGGTCCCAGCGCGCTCCGCAAGAGCGCCGTCGAGCCGGTCGAGCGGCCGGCGGACCTCGAGGAGCTGGCGTTCTGGCCGGTCACGCGGCTCGCGGAGTTGATCCGCACGCGCCAGGTCACGGCCACCGAGCTGACGCACCTGTACCTGGAGCGGCTCGAGCGCTACGACCCCAAGCTGCACTGCGTCGTCACCCTGACGGAGGAGCGTGCGCTGCGGCAGGCCGAGCAAGCGGATGCGGAGATCAAGGCGGGGCGCTACCGCGGCCCGCTGCACGGCATCCCCTGGGGCGTCAAGGACCTGCTGGCGACGAAGGGCTACCCGACGACGTGGGGCGCCGCACCGTACAAGGACCAGGTGATCGACGAGGACGCCACCGTCGTGCGTCGGCTCGACGAGGCCGGCGCGATCCTCGTCGCCAAGCTCACCGTCGGCGCGCTGGCGATGGGCGACCAGTGGTTCGGCGGGCAGACCAGGAACCCGTGGAACCTCGAGCAGGGCTCCAGCGGCTCGTCCGCAGGCTCCGCCGCGGCGACGGTCGCGGGGCTCGTCGGCTTCAGTATCGGCACGGAGACGCATGGCTCCATCGTCTCGCCGTCCACGCGGTGTGGCGCCACGGGGCTGCGGCCCACGTACGGCCGGGTCAGCCGCCACGGCGCGATGGCGCTGTCCTGGAGCATGGACAAGATCGGCCCGATCTGCCGCTCCGTGGAGGACTGCGCGCTCGTGTTCCACGCCATCCACGGCCCCGATGGGCACGATCCGACGGTCCGCGACGTGCCGTTCGTCTGGGACGCGTCGCGGCCGCTCGGGGAGATCCGCGTGGGCTACCTGAAGAGCGCCTTCGAGGCGGAGGGAGAGAGCCCGACCCGCGCGTTCGACCGGGCCGCGCTCGACGTGCTGCGCAACGACCTCGGCCTGGAACTCGTCCCCTTCGAGCTGCCCGACGGCCTCCCCCTCGCCTCGCTGCGCATCATCCTCAGCGCCGAGTCCGCCGCCGCGTTCGACGAGCTGACCCGCAGCGGCCGGGTGGACGAGATCGAGCGCAGCAGTTGGCCCAACTCGTTCCGGCAGGCGCGGTTCATCCCCGCGGTCGAGTACATCCAGGCGAACCGCGTCCGCAGCGACCTCATCCGGCGGATGCACGAGGCCATGCGGGGCATCGACGTCTTCGTCACGCCCTCCTTCGCACAGGACGTGTTGCTGCTCACCAACCTCACCGGCCACCCGACGGTGGTGGTGCCCAGCGGCTTCACCGAAGCCGGCACGCCGGTGAGCATCTCGTTCGTCGGCAAGCTGTGGGGCGAGGCGGAGGCGCTGAGGGTGGCGATGGCTTATCAGGAGGCGACCGGGTTCCACCTGCGGCGGCCGCCAGGGTTCTGA